From Paramagnetospirillum magnetotacticum MS-1, one genomic window encodes:
- the gcvT gene encoding glycine cleavage system aminomethyltransferase GcvT codes for MTQSDTPLLTVPLDALHRELGAKMVPFAGYAMPVQYPAGVLAEHLHTRSAAALFDVSHMGQAEIKGARAVELLESLVPGDIRALGLGKTRYSVFTNDHGGILDDLMISKLAEDHLFLVINAACKHADFAHLKAHLEGKVELRMIEDRSLLALQGPGAAAAMATLCPEAGAMTFMTIAEVTVAGIKCLATRSGYTGEDGWEISVANADAEKLARAILAAPGVMPAGLGARDSLRLEAGLCLYGSDIDTTTTPVQANIAWIMSKRRRAEGGFPGAAVIQKQLAEGAPTLRVGIQPDGKAPARAHTEITDEAGNRLGEICSGGFGPSAGGPVAMGYVPAAFAGIGTKLKLVVRGKAMDAHVAALPFVPHRYFKG; via the coding sequence GTGACCCAGTCTGATACCCCCTTACTGACCGTTCCCTTGGATGCCCTGCATCGCGAGCTGGGGGCCAAGATGGTGCCCTTCGCCGGTTACGCCATGCCGGTGCAATATCCCGCGGGCGTGCTGGCCGAACATCTGCACACCCGTTCGGCGGCCGCGCTGTTCGACGTCTCCCATATGGGCCAGGCCGAGATCAAGGGAGCCCGCGCGGTCGAACTGCTGGAGAGCCTGGTGCCGGGCGATATCCGGGCTTTGGGCCTGGGCAAGACCCGCTACAGCGTCTTCACCAATGACCATGGCGGTATTCTCGACGATTTGATGATCAGCAAGCTGGCCGAGGATCATCTGTTCCTGGTGATCAATGCCGCATGCAAGCATGCCGACTTCGCCCATCTGAAGGCCCATCTGGAGGGCAAGGTCGAACTGCGGATGATCGAGGACCGCTCGCTGCTGGCGCTGCAAGGTCCCGGCGCGGCCGCCGCCATGGCCACGTTGTGCCCCGAGGCCGGGGCCATGACCTTCATGACCATCGCCGAGGTCACCGTGGCCGGCATCAAGTGTCTGGCCACCCGCTCGGGCTATACGGGCGAGGACGGCTGGGAGATTTCCGTGGCCAATGCGGATGCGGAAAAGCTGGCCCGCGCCATCCTGGCCGCGCCGGGCGTCATGCCCGCCGGTCTGGGCGCGCGCGACTCGCTTCGCCTGGAAGCGGGCTTGTGCCTCTACGGTTCGGATATCGACACCACCACCACGCCGGTTCAGGCCAATATCGCCTGGATCATGAGCAAGCGCCGCAGGGCCGAGGGCGGCTTTCCCGGTGCCGCCGTGATTCAGAAGCAACTGGCCGAGGGCGCGCCCACCTTACGCGTCGGCATCCAGCCCGACGGCAAGGCTCCGGCCCGCGCCCATACCGAGATCACCGACGAGGCGGGCAACCGCCTGGGTGAGATCTGCTCGGGCGGCTTCGGTCCGTCGGCGGGCGGCCCGGTGGCCATGGGCTATGTGCCCGCCGCCTTCGCGGGCATCGGGACCAAGTTGAAGCTGGTGGTGCGTGGCAAGGCCATGGACGCCCATGTGGCGGCCCTGCCATTCGTGCCGCATCGTTATTTCAAAGGCTGA
- the gcvPA gene encoding aminomethyl-transferring glycine dehydrogenase subunit GcvPA: MRYLPLTESDRRAMLDVIGAKSVDDLFRDVPPSARLAGPLPLPSHQGEMEVERAFTRMAGKNLSAGCAPFFIGAGVYRHHIPAAVDQLLLRGEFLTAYTPYQPEVAQGTLQMLFEFQSQVAAITGMDVANASMYDGATATAEAAVMACRITKRAKVIVSGGVHPHYAETVETSLRYTEMEADVLPPDPLGMEDMIGRVDSQTACVIVQNPGFFGTVRDLRPLAALCHEVGALLVVMVAEPTSLGLIESPGAMGADIVVCEGQSLGMGMNFGGPGLGLFATRDKYVRQMPGRLVGQTADVDGRRGWVLTLSTREQHIRREKATSNICTNSGLCALAFSIHLTMLGGSGFGRLAELNHVAATRLEQKLRAVKGVRVLPQSYYNEFAIHLGDDADAAAVVDALADKGILAGVPASRFYPTWPELKPVLILAATETNTEDDMDKLVAALKEAV; this comes from the coding sequence ATGCGCTACCTGCCGCTGACCGAGTCCGACCGCCGCGCCATGCTCGACGTGATCGGGGCCAAAAGCGTGGATGATCTGTTCCGCGATGTGCCCCCATCCGCCCGGCTGGCCGGGCCGCTGCCCCTTCCCTCCCATCAGGGAGAGATGGAGGTGGAGCGCGCCTTCACCCGCATGGCCGGCAAGAATCTGTCGGCGGGTTGCGCGCCCTTCTTCATCGGGGCCGGTGTTTATCGCCACCACATCCCGGCGGCGGTGGACCAGTTGTTGCTGCGCGGCGAGTTCCTGACCGCCTATACGCCCTACCAGCCCGAAGTGGCCCAGGGCACGCTGCAGATGCTGTTCGAGTTCCAAAGCCAGGTGGCGGCCATCACCGGCATGGATGTGGCCAATGCCTCCATGTATGACGGCGCCACGGCCACGGCCGAGGCCGCCGTCATGGCATGCCGCATCACCAAGCGGGCCAAGGTGATCGTTTCGGGGGGCGTACACCCCCATTATGCCGAGACGGTGGAAACCTCGCTCCGCTACACCGAGATGGAGGCCGATGTTCTGCCCCCCGATCCCTTGGGGATGGAGGACATGATCGGCCGGGTGGACAGCCAGACCGCCTGTGTCATCGTCCAAAATCCCGGTTTCTTCGGCACGGTGCGTGACCTGCGGCCGCTGGCGGCGCTCTGTCACGAGGTGGGGGCTTTGCTGGTGGTGATGGTGGCCGAGCCCACCAGCCTGGGTCTGATCGAGTCCCCCGGCGCCATGGGCGCCGATATCGTGGTCTGCGAGGGCCAAAGCCTGGGCATGGGCATGAATTTCGGCGGGCCGGGTCTGGGTCTGTTCGCCACGCGCGACAAATATGTGCGCCAGATGCCCGGCCGTCTGGTCGGCCAGACGGCGGATGTGGACGGCCGCCGGGGCTGGGTTTTGACGCTCTCGACGCGAGAGCAGCATATCCGCCGCGAGAAGGCGACCAGCAATATCTGCACCAATTCGGGGCTGTGCGCCCTGGCCTTTTCCATCCACCTGACCATGCTGGGCGGCAGCGGTTTCGGCCGCCTTGCCGAGTTGAACCATGTGGCGGCTACCCGGCTGGAGCAGAAGCTGCGCGCGGTGAAGGGTGTTAGGGTCCTGCCGCAAAGCTATTACAACGAATTCGCCATCCATCTGGGTGACGATGCCGATGCGGCGGCCGTGGTCGATGCCCTGGCCGACAAGGGGATTCTCGCGGGCGTTCCCGCCTCGCGCTTCTATCCCACCTGGCCGGAGTTGAAGCCGGTGCTGATCCTGGCCGCCACCGAAACCAATACCGAGGACGACATGGACAAGCTTGTCGCCGCCCTGAAGGAGGCTGTGTGA
- the gcvPB gene encoding aminomethyl-transferring glycine dehydrogenase subunit GcvPB produces MSETISGNRALQIEEKLIFELDNPGCNAVDLPEPAPFDLERLGDAPRRGRVALPDLSEPQVVRHYTRLSQKNYGIDTGFYPLGSCTMKHNPRLSEKVARLSGLADLHPLQPQKTVQGALEVIDSLAHWLKELTGMPAVAMSPAAGAHGEWCGLMAIRAAHEDKGENHRRRVLVPESAHGTNPASAAMCGFTVDPIPALENGRVDLAALKAKLGPDVAALMLTNPNTCGLFETEIVEIAAAVHGAGAYFYCDGANFNAIVGRVKVADLGIDAMHINLHKTFATPHGGGGPGAGPTVLSQALAAYVPVPYVVHGPKGLELVEGKRDGAKPFGRVKGFHGQFGVFVRALAYILSMGSDGLRQASSDAVLNANYLLASLKDDLSASFEGPCMHEALFDDRFLKDSGVTTLDFAKAMIDEGYHPMTMYFPLVVHGALLMEPTETESKETLDQFIAVVKGLAAKAKAGAAEEFKSAPRLTPRRRLDETLAARSPVLRWKPAAE; encoded by the coding sequence ATGAGCGAGACCATTTCCGGCAACCGCGCCCTGCAGATCGAAGAGAAGCTGATCTTCGAACTGGATAATCCCGGCTGTAATGCCGTCGACCTGCCCGAGCCCGCGCCGTTCGATCTGGAACGTCTGGGCGATGCGCCGCGCCGCGGCCGGGTGGCGTTGCCCGATCTGTCCGAGCCCCAGGTGGTGCGCCACTACACAAGGCTGTCGCAAAAGAATTACGGCATCGACACCGGCTTTTATCCGCTGGGCTCGTGCACCATGAAGCACAATCCGCGCCTGTCGGAGAAGGTGGCGCGCCTGTCCGGTCTGGCCGATCTGCACCCCTTGCAGCCGCAAAAGACCGTTCAGGGCGCGCTGGAGGTGATCGATTCCCTGGCCCATTGGCTGAAGGAATTGACCGGCATGCCCGCCGTGGCCATGAGCCCGGCGGCCGGAGCCCACGGCGAATGGTGCGGCCTGATGGCCATCCGTGCCGCGCACGAGGATAAGGGCGAGAATCATCGCCGCCGCGTCCTGGTCCCGGAAAGCGCCCACGGCACCAATCCGGCCTCGGCGGCCATGTGCGGCTTCACCGTCGATCCCATTCCGGCCCTCGAGAACGGCCGGGTGGATCTGGCGGCCCTGAAGGCCAAGCTGGGACCCGACGTGGCTGCCCTCATGCTGACCAATCCCAATACCTGCGGATTGTTCGAGACCGAGATCGTCGAGATCGCGGCGGCGGTGCATGGGGCGGGGGCCTATTTCTACTGCGACGGCGCCAATTTCAACGCCATCGTCGGCCGGGTGAAGGTCGCCGATCTCGGCATTGATGCCATGCATATCAACCTGCACAAGACCTTCGCCACGCCGCACGGCGGCGGCGGTCCCGGCGCGGGTCCCACCGTGCTGTCGCAGGCTCTGGCGGCCTATGTCCCGGTGCCTTACGTGGTGCACGGGCCGAAGGGGCTGGAACTGGTGGAAGGCAAGCGCGACGGTGCCAAGCCCTTCGGCCGGGTCAAGGGCTTCCACGGCCAGTTCGGGGTCTTCGTCCGCGCCCTGGCCTATATCCTGTCCATGGGTTCGGACGGACTGCGTCAGGCGTCGAGCGACGCGGTGCTGAACGCCAATTATCTACTGGCGTCCTTGAAGGACGATCTGTCGGCCTCCTTCGAGGGCCCTTGCATGCATGAGGCGCTGTTCGACGACCGCTTCCTCAAGGATAGCGGGGTGACCACGCTGGACTTCGCCAAGGCGATGATCGACGAGGGTTATCACCCCATGACCATGTACTTCCCGCTGGTGGTGCATGGCGCCCTGTTGATGGAACCCACCGAGACCGAGTCCAAGGAAACGCTGGACCAGTTCATCGCCGTGGTGAAGGGGCTGGCCGCCAAGGCAAAGGCGGGCGCGGCCGAGGAGTTCAAATCGGCTCCCCGGCTTACCCCCCGACGGCGTCTGGACGAGACCCTGGCGGCGCGCAGTCCGGTGCTGCGCTGGAAACCGGCGGCGGAGTAG
- the gcvH gene encoding glycine cleavage system protein GcvH has translation MSSKRFTKDHEWIEVEGDIGTVGISDYAQHALGDVVFVEVPDAGRDLAKGAEAAVVESVKAASEVYSPVSGIVTAGNQAIVDQPGLVNEAAESTAWFFKLKLTNPGEVGDLMDQAAYDAYLKTLE, from the coding sequence ATGAGCAGCAAGCGTTTCACCAAGGATCATGAGTGGATCGAGGTCGAGGGCGATATCGGCACCGTCGGCATCAGCGACTATGCCCAGCACGCTTTGGGCGACGTTGTCTTCGTCGAGGTTCCCGATGCGGGCCGCGATTTGGCCAAGGGCGCCGAGGCCGCCGTGGTGGAATCGGTGAAGGCCGCGTCCGAGGTCTATTCCCCGGTGTCGGGCATCGTGACCGCTGGCAATCAGGCCATCGTCGACCAGCCCGGCCTGGTCAACGAGGCCGCCGAGAGCACCGCCTGGTTCTTCAAGCTGAAGCTGACCAATCCGGGCGAGGTCGGCGACCTGATGGATCAGGCCGCCTACGACGCGTATCTCAAGACCCTGGAATAG